A single window of Leptolyngbya ohadii IS1 DNA harbors:
- a CDS encoding DUF3067 family protein, translating into MTGDDLHQLLLTKWGHSYDVQLRRVQGKVFLQIMWKYLEQASFPMTEAEYLAHLEEIAGYLNAWGGVEQVESFVEQTKERPRLGKAVSIPIDLGERASEWMLEK; encoded by the coding sequence ATGACCGGAGACGACTTACATCAGCTATTGCTTACCAAATGGGGACACTCCTACGATGTGCAGCTTCGGCGCGTCCAGGGGAAGGTATTTCTTCAGATTATGTGGAAGTATTTGGAGCAGGCGTCGTTTCCCATGACGGAAGCAGAATATCTCGCCCATCTAGAGGAAATTGCGGGATACCTAAACGCTTGGGGAGGGGTAGAACAGGTGGAAAGCTTTGTGGAGCAAACAAAAGAACGCCCCCGCCTAGGGAAAGCCGTCAGTATTCCGATCGACTTAGGGGAGCGTGCTTCGGAGTGGATGCTAGAGAAGTAG
- the infC gene encoding translation initiation factor IF-3 encodes MALTKPSRDLPTINERIRFPKIRVIDSDGGQLGIMVPRDALRLAEEKELDLVLVSDKADPPVCRIMDYGKFKFEQEKKAREARKKQHTSDVKEVKMRYKIEDHDYQVRVNQAEKFLKAGDKVKATIMFRGREIQHSDLAEELLKRMAKDLDGVAEVQQAPKREGRNMMMMLSPKR; translated from the coding sequence ATGGCTTTGACCAAACCCAGTCGAGATTTACCGACAATCAACGAACGTATCCGCTTTCCCAAAATCCGTGTAATCGATAGCGACGGTGGACAGCTTGGCATTATGGTTCCTCGCGATGCTCTGCGCCTTGCTGAGGAAAAGGAGCTTGATCTAGTACTGGTGAGCGACAAAGCAGACCCACCCGTCTGTCGCATCATGGACTACGGTAAGTTCAAGTTTGAGCAAGAGAAGAAAGCTCGCGAAGCCCGGAAAAAGCAGCATACTTCCGACGTCAAAGAAGTGAAGATGCGCTACAAGATCGAGGATCACGACTATCAGGTGCGGGTCAATCAGGCGGAAAAGTTCCTGAAGGCAGGCGATAAGGTTAAAGCAACCATCATGTTTCGCGGTCGAGAAATCCAGCACAGCGACCTGGCAGAGGAACTGCTGAAGCGTATGGCAAAGGATTTGGATGGTGTCGCCGAGGTGCAGCAGGCTCCCAAGCGCGAGGGGCGCAACATGATGATGATGCTCTCGCCGAAGCGATAA
- a CDS encoding ComF family protein codes for MKKLFPAGLNRRALHGGIRLLDWLLQKPCPLCDRLTPSDLCSSCWIQVDQCQLPPSKKQALANSSLQNGELREATEPLKPLPEISAAQIPVFAWGSYSGALKQTIAALKYQNQPQLARPLGDRLGKSWLIEVSGAGKLTESLAVIPIPLHAEKQQQRGFNQAERLAAAFCDRTGLPLVRQGLVRVRSTEAQFRLNAANRAENLNNAFQVGTLPRSMSSQVLLIDDIYTTGATARAAVQALQARRISVWGIAVIARA; via the coding sequence ATGAAAAAATTGTTTCCTGCCGGACTCAATAGGAGAGCGCTGCATGGAGGAATCCGACTGCTAGATTGGCTGCTGCAAAAACCCTGCCCTCTGTGCGATCGGCTCACCCCATCCGACCTCTGTTCAAGCTGCTGGATACAGGTCGATCAGTGCCAGCTCCCGCCTTCCAAGAAACAAGCTTTAGCAAACTCCTCCCTACAAAACGGTGAACTACGGGAAGCTACAGAGCCACTAAAGCCACTTCCAGAAATTTCAGCAGCACAGATCCCAGTCTTTGCCTGGGGCAGCTACAGCGGGGCACTCAAACAAACGATCGCAGCCCTCAAGTATCAAAACCAGCCGCAGTTGGCGCGTCCATTGGGCGATCGCTTAGGGAAATCCTGGCTTATCGAAGTTTCTGGAGCAGGCAAATTGACTGAGTCGCTTGCCGTAATTCCCATTCCGCTTCATGCCGAGAAACAGCAGCAGCGCGGATTTAACCAGGCAGAACGGTTGGCAGCCGCATTTTGCGATCGCACGGGATTGCCATTAGTGCGGCAGGGCTTAGTTCGCGTTCGATCGACCGAGGCACAGTTTCGCCTCAACGCTGCTAACCGTGCCGAAAACCTCAACAACGCCTTCCAGGTGGGGACATTACCGCGATCGATGTCATCCCAGGTCCTGCTAATCGACGATATTTACACAACAGGAGCCACAGCTAGGGCAGCAGTTCAGGCACTTCAGGCACGCAGAATTTCCGTCTGGGGCATTGCAGTGATTGCCAGAGCGTAA